One window of Candidatus Marinarcus aquaticus genomic DNA carries:
- the aroA gene encoding 3-phosphoshikimate 1-carboxyvinyltransferase, which translates to MKVEKLTKPFNVVIDNIASDKSISHRCAMFSLLSDEPSHIKNFLTAEDTINTLSIVEQLGASIERNGGDVTITPTGELKEPADVLDCGNSGTAMRLFCGFLSSIDGAFVLVGDRYLHARPMKRVADPLRSIGAQIDGREKGNKAPLFIRGGKLKAFKYVSPVDSAQVKSAMILAALRADGVSKYKESELTRDHTERMLKGMGATLTTNEEGFIEITPLSKPLKPLEMTVPTDPSSAFFFAVAAAITPNSSVRIKNVTLNPTRIEAYQVLKRMGAEVNFIEKENIYEPIGDIEVKYNQLNGVVVEDNISWLIDELPALSIAMSLAKGNSKVSNAEELRVKESDRIASVVNNLKMCGVKYTEYPDGYEIIGGTMSQATIDSHGDHRIAMSFAIAGLHCGMHIEDTACIQTSFPNFTDILNSLS; encoded by the coding sequence ATGAAGGTTGAAAAACTCACAAAACCATTTAATGTTGTCATTGACAACATTGCCAGTGATAAATCGATTTCACATCGTTGTGCGATGTTTTCACTTCTCAGTGACGAGCCTTCACACATCAAAAACTTTTTAACAGCAGAAGACACGATTAATACACTTTCCATTGTAGAACAATTGGGTGCAAGTATTGAACGAAATGGTGGAGATGTTACAATTACACCAACAGGTGAATTAAAAGAGCCTGCTGATGTTTTAGATTGTGGTAATTCAGGAACTGCGATGCGTCTTTTTTGTGGTTTTTTATCTTCTATTGATGGAGCCTTTGTTCTTGTAGGAGACAGATACCTTCACGCTCGACCGATGAAAAGAGTGGCCGACCCTTTACGAAGTATTGGTGCACAAATTGATGGACGTGAAAAAGGGAATAAAGCGCCACTTTTTATTCGAGGGGGCAAATTAAAAGCGTTTAAATATGTCTCACCTGTGGATTCAGCTCAAGTCAAATCAGCGATGATTTTAGCAGCACTTAGAGCTGATGGTGTCTCAAAATATAAAGAGAGTGAACTCACTCGTGACCATACAGAAAGAATGCTTAAAGGCATGGGAGCGACTTTAACAACCAATGAAGAAGGGTTTATTGAAATCACGCCATTAAGCAAGCCTTTAAAACCATTAGAGATGACCGTACCAACGGATCCCTCTTCTGCATTTTTCTTCGCTGTAGCTGCAGCCATTACACCCAATTCAAGTGTAAGAATTAAAAACGTTACGCTCAACCCAACACGAATTGAAGCCTATCAAGTTCTTAAGAGAATGGGTGCAGAAGTTAACTTTATTGAAAAAGAGAATATTTATGAACCTATTGGAGATATTGAAGTTAAATACAATCAACTAAATGGAGTTGTTGTTGAAGATAATATCTCTTGGTTAATTGATGAACTTCCAGCACTGAGCATTGCAATGTCTTTGGCAAAGGGGAACTCAAAAGTGAGTAATGCCGAAGAGTTAAGAGTCAAAGAGAGTGACCGAATTGCTTCAGTGGTGAACAACTTAAAAATGTGTGGTGTCAAATATACGGAGTATCCTGATGGATACGAAATTATTGGTGGAACAATGAGCCAAGCAACCATTGATTCGCATGGTGATCATCGAATTGCTATGAGTTTTGCCATTGCTGGATTACACTGTGGTATGCACATTGAAGATACTGCGTGTATTCAAACCTCATTTCCAAACTTTACAGACATTTTAAACTCTTTATCATAG
- a CDS encoding histidine triad nucleotide-binding protein, with translation MCIFCKIVNKEIPNNTVLENEEFLCFHDINPACKIHVLIIPKAHYDSFDVTPPSVMKGLTAFTHQVAEKLGVKQSGYRLITNIGNDGGQEVPHLHFHLLAGERVGRLVGEK, from the coding sequence ATGTGTATTTTCTGTAAAATTGTTAATAAAGAGATTCCTAATAATACGGTATTAGAAAACGAAGAGTTTTTATGTTTTCATGACATCAATCCTGCGTGTAAAATTCATGTATTGATTATCCCAAAAGCACACTATGACTCATTTGATGTCACACCACCAAGTGTGATGAAAGGTTTAACAGCATTTACTCATCAAGTGGCTGAGAAACTGGGAGTCAAACAGAGCGGTTATCGTTTGATTACAAATATTGGAAATGATGGAGGACAAGAGGTTCCTCATCTGCATTTTCACCTTTTAGCAGGTGAACGAGTAGGGCGTTTAGTAGGGGAAAAGTAG
- the pheT gene encoding phenylalanine--tRNA ligase subunit beta, producing the protein MIVTRAWLQEFIDISKISTEDICKTLNSIGLEVDSVQSVKIPSGVVVGKVVEKEKHPDADKLSVCQVDLGNEQVQIVCGAKNVAAGQYVPVATLGCVLGEDFKIKKAKLRGVESIGMICSTTEIGLPKMNDGILELDDSIGELILGKELKEYPLLNDDIIEIELTANRGDCLSINGVARELSTYYKLPMHEEEKHLEYKELGIGQVLEIECASNIDSSLVFKAADFSEFKLPVLQKIRMSIIEQFTGRAIQDALNYVVHTLGVLLTAYSKSSASSKNDLALLHIKKDAKGFDSVYGDECLGTIGVNAQEFDETDDDFIIQASYIDPETVSRKVYESKAKTGDVYFRSSRGSEPNIKAGIDYFTTMISKCGAKIYAGSETFIDDKEKLHLDIDIKKVNAIIGQKIAKAKIENILNALGFEVRDGGNGVFSIKIPFFRHDIKNIADVTEEIVRIIGIDNIQSKPLAIDEVNRTNATSKNLIKKNRLRRNAISNGFFETVTYVFSSREQLEKYGFDTVIDKKDILNPITKELNTFRTTCLLNLIEAASNNFKLGFKQVSLFEIGTIFNKQRDESKAISFVHCGDKALEDFSNQGKPQNMNFFEFAQKVLNVIGKFEIEPINSIPNKFVHPYQNGVIIIEGKEVGYISKLHPSVADDFDLPDSFIAQIDFDALGDELVKVNSYSKFQASKRDLSVVTPKNMPYSQIKKAIFTLDNKDIKQFNLVDIYSDEKLGDNQSLTIRFVLQSDEKTMEEEDITSIMDSILEKLHSDLGIGLRD; encoded by the coding sequence ATGATAGTTACACGAGCATGGTTACAAGAATTTATTGATATTTCAAAGATTTCAACCGAAGACATTTGTAAAACACTTAACTCTATTGGTTTAGAAGTTGACAGTGTACAAAGTGTAAAGATTCCTTCGGGGGTTGTTGTTGGAAAAGTAGTTGAAAAAGAGAAACACCCTGATGCTGATAAACTGAGTGTTTGTCAAGTTGATTTGGGAAATGAACAAGTTCAAATTGTTTGTGGAGCTAAAAATGTAGCAGCCGGTCAATACGTACCGGTTGCAACTTTAGGGTGTGTTTTAGGAGAAGATTTTAAAATCAAAAAAGCCAAACTTCGAGGAGTTGAATCCATTGGTATGATTTGTTCAACCACGGAGATTGGTCTGCCTAAAATGAACGACGGTATTTTAGAGTTAGATGACTCCATTGGAGAGTTGATTTTAGGAAAAGAGCTTAAAGAGTATCCGCTTTTAAATGATGACATCATCGAGATTGAATTGACAGCCAACCGTGGGGATTGTCTGAGCATCAATGGGGTTGCACGAGAGCTATCAACATACTACAAACTTCCAATGCATGAAGAAGAGAAACATTTAGAGTATAAAGAGTTAGGGATTGGTCAAGTTTTAGAGATTGAGTGTGCAAGCAATATTGACTCTTCACTGGTCTTTAAAGCAGCTGATTTCAGCGAATTCAAACTGCCTGTTCTTCAAAAGATCAGAATGAGCATCATTGAACAGTTCACGGGCAGAGCAATTCAAGATGCACTGAACTATGTGGTACACACATTAGGCGTACTTTTAACAGCTTACTCAAAATCTTCTGCATCAAGCAAAAATGACTTGGCACTTCTTCACATCAAAAAAGATGCCAAAGGGTTTGACTCTGTGTATGGAGATGAGTGCTTAGGGACCATTGGAGTGAATGCACAAGAGTTTGATGAAACAGATGATGACTTCATCATTCAAGCAAGCTACATTGACCCGGAGACAGTTTCACGAAAAGTGTATGAAAGCAAAGCTAAGACGGGGGATGTTTACTTTCGAAGTTCAAGAGGAAGTGAACCCAATATCAAAGCGGGTATTGATTACTTCACAACCATGATTTCAAAATGTGGTGCAAAAATCTATGCCGGAAGTGAAACGTTTATTGATGATAAAGAGAAACTGCACTTAGACATTGATATTAAAAAAGTCAATGCCATCATTGGACAAAAAATTGCTAAAGCTAAAATTGAGAATATCTTAAATGCCTTAGGATTTGAAGTACGAGATGGAGGAAATGGTGTATTTTCTATCAAAATTCCATTCTTCAGACACGACATTAAAAACATTGCTGATGTTACTGAAGAGATTGTACGAATCATTGGAATTGATAATATTCAATCAAAACCATTGGCCATTGATGAAGTGAACCGAACCAATGCAACATCAAAAAATTTAATTAAAAAGAATCGATTACGAAGAAATGCCATTTCAAATGGTTTCTTTGAAACTGTGACGTATGTTTTCTCATCAAGAGAGCAACTTGAAAAATATGGGTTTGATACAGTCATTGATAAAAAAGATATTTTAAACCCTATTACAAAAGAGCTGAATACATTTAGAACCACATGTTTATTGAACCTGATTGAAGCCGCATCAAACAACTTTAAACTGGGATTCAAACAAGTCTCACTCTTTGAAATTGGAACCATTTTCAATAAACAAAGAGATGAATCAAAAGCGATTTCGTTTGTACACTGTGGAGATAAAGCCTTAGAGGATTTCTCAAATCAAGGAAAACCTCAAAACATGAACTTCTTTGAGTTTGCACAAAAAGTACTCAACGTCATTGGGAAATTTGAAATTGAACCAATAAATTCGATTCCTAATAAATTTGTACATCCATATCAAAACGGGGTGATTATCATTGAAGGAAAAGAGGTAGGATATATCTCTAAACTGCACCCAAGTGTCGCGGACGATTTTGATTTACCCGATTCGTTTATTGCACAAATTGATTTTGATGCATTAGGTGATGAGTTAGTCAAAGTAAACAGCTACTCTAAATTTCAAGCATCAAAACGTGACTTAAGTGTGGTTACACCAAAAAATATGCCTTACAGTCAAATTAAAAAAGCCATTTTTACTTTAGACAATAAAGACATTAAGCAGTTTAACTTGGTGGATATTTACAGCGATGAAAAATTAGGTGATAATCAAAGTTTAACGATTCGATTTGTCCTTCAAAGTGATGAAAAAACAATGGAAGAAGAAGACATCACTTCAATCATGGACTCAATTTTAGAAAAACTCCATTCTGACCTGGGTATTGGTCTGAGAGATTAA
- the serA gene encoding phosphoglycerate dehydrogenase, with the protein MSKHTIVVCDHIHEDGLNILQTTEDINYVYAADIDKTALLDVIKDADVAITRSSTDVDEKFLNAAVNLKAVIRAGVGYDNVDMEGCSKRGIIAMNVPTANTIAAVELTMAHMLSCMRKFPYAHNQLKQDRIWKREDWYGNELYGKKLGVIGFGNIGHRVALRAKSFEMDVVTYDPYIPSTKATDLGITYTKNFEDILACDIITIHTPKNQETIDMIGEEEIAKMKDGVILINCARGGLYNEEALVNNLKNGKIAMAGIDVFKKEPATNHPLLDLDNVTVTAHLGANTKESQKKIAIQAAQNAIESARGIAYPNALNLPIDESKIPSFVKPYIELTQKMAFLSAQSDKSAIRSISVCAQGEIKEYLESLSTFATVGALSVTSEDVNYVNATFLAEEKGIKFDTCEIAHNSGYSNKVTVKITTEKGVNTISGTVFDDSVQRIVDINGFAFDIAPKGNMILLRNSDVPGVIGEVGKILGDNNINIADFRLSRGKDSALAVILVDNNMSHDMLKKLENIEAAISVSYAEI; encoded by the coding sequence ATGAGTAAACATACAATTGTAGTTTGTGACCACATCCATGAAGATGGATTAAACATCTTACAAACTACAGAAGATATTAATTATGTATATGCAGCAGACATTGATAAAACTGCACTTTTAGATGTAATTAAAGATGCGGATGTTGCAATTACACGTAGCTCAACAGACGTAGATGAAAAGTTTTTAAATGCTGCTGTTAATTTAAAAGCAGTTATTCGAGCAGGTGTAGGTTATGATAACGTAGACATGGAAGGTTGTAGCAAAAGAGGAATCATTGCTATGAACGTTCCAACTGCAAATACTATTGCAGCTGTTGAGTTAACCATGGCACACATGCTTTCTTGTATGAGAAAATTCCCATATGCTCACAACCAATTAAAACAAGACCGAATTTGGAAAAGAGAAGATTGGTATGGAAATGAGTTATACGGTAAAAAACTGGGTGTGATTGGGTTTGGTAACATTGGACACCGAGTTGCACTCAGAGCTAAATCATTTGAAATGGACGTTGTAACATACGACCCATATATTCCTTCGACAAAAGCGACTGATTTAGGTATTACATATACAAAAAACTTTGAAGACATTTTAGCGTGTGATATCATCACCATTCATACACCAAAAAATCAAGAAACCATTGATATGATTGGTGAAGAAGAGATTGCTAAGATGAAAGACGGTGTGATTTTAATCAACTGTGCACGTGGTGGATTGTATAATGAAGAAGCACTCGTAAATAACCTTAAAAACGGTAAGATTGCTATGGCGGGTATTGATGTATTCAAAAAAGAGCCTGCAACAAACCACCCTCTTTTAGATTTAGATAATGTAACTGTAACCGCTCACTTAGGAGCAAATACAAAAGAGTCTCAAAAGAAAATTGCAATACAAGCTGCTCAAAATGCGATTGAATCTGCAAGAGGAATTGCATATCCAAATGCTCTTAACTTACCTATTGATGAGAGCAAAATTCCTTCGTTTGTTAAACCATACATTGAGTTAACTCAAAAAATGGCATTCTTAAGTGCACAAAGCGATAAGAGTGCAATTCGATCTATCTCTGTGTGTGCCCAAGGTGAGATCAAAGAGTATTTAGAATCTTTAAGTACGTTTGCAACAGTGGGTGCACTCTCTGTTACAAGTGAAGATGTAAACTATGTAAATGCAACGTTCTTGGCTGAGGAAAAAGGTATCAAGTTTGATACATGCGAAATTGCACACAACAGTGGCTACAGCAATAAAGTGACTGTAAAAATCACAACAGAAAAAGGTGTCAATACTATTTCTGGTACTGTATTTGATGACTCGGTTCAACGAATTGTTGATATCAATGGATTTGCTTTTGACATTGCACCTAAAGGAAATATGATTCTATTAAGAAACTCAGATGTTCCAGGTGTTATTGGCGAAGTGGGTAAAATCTTAGGCGATAACAACATTAACATCGCTGACTTTAGACT
- a CDS encoding 4-hydroxy-3-methylbut-2-enyl diphosphate reductase — protein MKVKLASSYGFCFGVKRAIKIAESYENSSTMGPLIHNQNEINRLKNDYNVGLYNELGDVKENDTVIIRTHGIPKNDLKELKQKDAKVINATCPFVTTPQQIVKKMSQEQYSILIFGDEEHPEVKGVKSYATDDVHVVQQLSDLNTIHFKYDKIATVAQTTKKKEIYLDIVNHLILKNKEVRVFNTICDATFENQDAARELSKEVDIMIVIGGKNSSNTKQLHSICLENCANSYLIENKNELDNNWFTNHEICGITAGASTPDWIIQEVVDEIQKI, from the coding sequence ATGAAAGTTAAATTAGCATCAAGCTATGGATTCTGTTTTGGTGTAAAACGAGCCATTAAAATTGCGGAATCGTATGAAAACTCTTCGACCATGGGTCCACTTATTCACAATCAAAACGAAATCAATCGACTTAAAAATGATTACAATGTTGGATTATACAATGAACTTGGTGACGTTAAAGAAAATGACACGGTCATCATACGAACGCACGGTATTCCAAAAAATGATCTAAAAGAGCTCAAACAAAAAGATGCCAAAGTTATCAATGCCACCTGTCCCTTTGTAACAACCCCTCAACAAATTGTTAAGAAAATGTCTCAAGAGCAGTACAGTATTTTAATTTTTGGGGATGAAGAACATCCTGAAGTTAAAGGGGTAAAATCGTATGCCACAGATGATGTACATGTCGTACAACAACTCTCTGATTTAAATACCATTCATTTTAAATACGACAAAATTGCCACTGTGGCGCAAACAACCAAGAAAAAAGAGATCTATTTAGACATCGTAAACCACCTTATCTTAAAAAATAAAGAAGTGCGTGTCTTTAACACCATTTGTGATGCAACGTTTGAAAATCAAGATGCCGCAAGAGAGCTCTCAAAAGAGGTGGATATCATGATTGTCATTGGTGGAAAAAACTCTTCAAACACCAAACAATTGCACTCCATTTGTTTGGAAAATTGTGCCAACAGTTACCTCATTGAAAACAAAAATGAATTGGATAACAATTGGTTTACAAACCACGAAATCTGCGGTATTACTGCGGGTGCATCAACGCCTGACTGGATTATTCAAGAGGTTGTTGATGAAATTCAAAAAATATAG
- a CDS encoding phenylalanine--tRNA ligase subunit alpha, giving the protein MKEWLEKIDNAQSLEALETLRVETLGKKGVLTLEFAKMKDVPNEEKKAFAQNLNQQKAAVTEAIESKKVTLEALELNRKLEAEKIDVTMFNAEHTCGAVHPVMDTMDRIINYFQNLNFSVEEGPLVEDDFHNFEALNLPKYHPARDMQDTFYNKDFTLLRTHTSPVQIRTMLSQSTPIRMIAPGTVFRRDYDITHTPMFHQIEALVVDDADKISFANLKHVLVEFLHHMFGEVDVRFRPSFFPFTEPSAEVDISCVFCGGDGCRVCSHTGWIEILGCGIVDQNVFDAVGYENKSGYAFGLGIERVAMLTHNIGDLRSLFESDLRLLGQFK; this is encoded by the coding sequence TTGAAAGAGTGGCTTGAAAAAATTGACAATGCGCAGTCTCTGGAAGCATTAGAGACACTACGTGTTGAGACACTGGGGAAGAAAGGTGTTTTAACATTAGAGTTTGCAAAAATGAAAGATGTTCCCAACGAAGAAAAGAAAGCATTTGCACAAAATTTAAATCAACAAAAAGCAGCGGTAACTGAAGCAATTGAAAGCAAGAAAGTGACGCTTGAAGCTTTAGAGCTAAACCGAAAACTTGAAGCTGAAAAGATTGATGTAACGATGTTTAATGCAGAGCACACATGTGGTGCCGTTCACCCTGTTATGGACACTATGGACAGAATTATTAACTATTTTCAAAACCTTAACTTCTCGGTTGAAGAGGGTCCATTAGTCGAAGATGATTTCCATAACTTTGAAGCACTCAATCTGCCGAAATACCACCCTGCACGAGATATGCAAGATACATTTTATAACAAAGATTTTACCCTATTAAGAACGCATACTTCACCTGTGCAAATTAGAACGATGTTATCTCAGTCTACTCCAATTAGAATGATTGCTCCAGGAACGGTTTTTAGAAGAGATTATGATATTACACACACTCCAATGTTTCATCAAATTGAAGCATTGGTTGTTGATGATGCAGATAAAATCTCATTTGCCAATTTAAAACATGTATTAGTCGAATTTTTACATCATATGTTTGGCGAAGTTGATGTACGATTTAGACCATCATTTTTCCCATTCACTGAACCATCGGCAGAAGTTGATATTTCATGTGTATTCTGTGGTGGAGATGGATGTCGAGTTTGTTCGCATACAGGATGGATAGAAATTCTTGGATGCGGTATTGTGGATCAAAATGTATTTGATGCAGTTGGATACGAAAATAAATCTGGATACGCATTTGGTTTGGGGATCGAAAGAGTTGCAATGTTAACGCACAATATTGGAGACTTAAGATCTTTATTTGAGAGTGATTTAAGATTATTAGGACAGTTTAAATGA
- the accA gene encoding acetyl-CoA carboxylase carboxyl transferase subunit alpha — MATYLAFEEKLKTIEEEIIVAKSKADDHAAEILQSKYDKEVEKTFKNLSDYQKLQLARHPDRPYALDYIRALLTDAYEIHGDRHFSDDNAIVCYIGYIGTEKVMVIGEQKGRGTKNKLMRNFGMPNPEGYRKALRCAKMAEKFGLPILMLVDTPGAYPGIGAEERNQSEAIAKNLFEFSDLNTITVSVVIGEGGSGGALAISVADKLAMMRYSVYAVISPEGCAAILWNDPAQAETAANSLKITAESLKELDLIDDVINEPLVGGHRRKEEACKALGDYFLEQLQELRQLTPEERYEKRYEKLMKLGQFTDK; from the coding sequence TTGGCGACATATTTAGCATTTGAAGAGAAATTAAAGACCATAGAAGAAGAGATAATCGTAGCAAAATCAAAAGCAGATGATCATGCTGCTGAAATACTTCAAAGTAAATACGATAAAGAAGTAGAGAAAACATTTAAAAACTTAAGCGACTATCAAAAACTTCAACTTGCTCGTCACCCTGACAGACCTTATGCGCTTGACTACATTCGAGCACTCTTAACAGATGCTTATGAAATTCATGGAGACCGACATTTCAGTGATGACAACGCAATTGTGTGTTACATTGGTTATATTGGCACTGAAAAAGTCATGGTCATAGGTGAACAAAAAGGTCGAGGAACAAAAAATAAATTGATGCGTAACTTTGGTATGCCAAACCCTGAAGGGTATAGAAAAGCTCTTCGTTGCGCAAAAATGGCAGAGAAATTTGGTCTTCCGATTTTAATGCTTGTGGACACCCCAGGTGCATATCCGGGAATTGGTGCAGAAGAGAGAAATCAAAGTGAAGCAATTGCTAAAAACCTGTTTGAGTTCTCTGATTTAAATACCATCACCGTTTCAGTGGTTATTGGTGAAGGTGGTTCAGGGGGAGCCTTAGCAATCTCTGTTGCCGATAAATTAGCGATGATGCGATACTCAGTCTACGCCGTTATCTCACCAGAAGGGTGTGCCGCTATTTTATGGAACGACCCAGCTCAAGCAGAAACAGCTGCTAATTCACTTAAAATCACAGCCGAATCTCTTAAAGAGTTAGATTTAATTGATGATGTGATTAATGAGCCACTTGTTGGTGGTCACAGAAGAAAAGAAGAAGCCTGTAAAGCATTGGGTGATTACTTCTTAGAACAACTTCAAGAGTTACGACAACTCACACCTGAAGAACGTTATGAAAAACGTTATGAAAAACTGATGAAATTAGGTCAGTTTACAGATAAGTAG
- a CDS encoding 30S ribosomal protein S1 — translation MGIEDIEIGEDFDFEQMLNESLENSENNSVVDGVIVEITGDNVLVDVGQKIEGRLPLSEITINGEVKYKAGDVIPVMLTGNRGERPSISHKKVLQKEKFDEFVKAHGENVEDVTIEGKITSVKKRGGFIVEDDNGCEYFMPMAQSYLKAIGAVGKKVKAKVLKVNEAQNSIIVSRKKLIEDGKQEKDAKVAEIIEKNEPINGVIKKITSYGMFIDLDGIDGLVNYNEISYKGPVNPANYYNEGDEVTVVVLSYDKAKQHLSLSIKAALPNPWEEIKNELEVGDAITVTVSNFESYGAFVDLGNDIEGLLHVSEISWNKNLKNPKDVLTLGEEVNVEVIELNVEKKRLRVSLKNLQEKPFSKFTKEHKVGDIVKGHVATLTDFGAFITIGDVDGLLHNEEASWDNNVKCKNIYKKGDEVEAKIIKIDREKENISLSVKEISDSPAKAFENKHAIGDIVKGTIKDNKEFGLFIKLEDNLDGLIRKEDFGPLKEEDIKVGDEIEAVLVNIDTKRNRIRLSIKRLEVQRERETLKAVNDDTSMTLGDIIKDQIK, via the coding sequence ATGGGTATCGAAGATATTGAAATTGGTGAAGACTTTGACTTTGAGCAAATGCTTAACGAGTCTTTAGAAAATAGTGAAAACAACTCTGTAGTTGATGGTGTAATTGTTGAGATTACTGGTGATAACGTTTTAGTTGATGTGGGACAAAAAATTGAAGGTAGACTTCCATTGTCTGAAATCACTATCAATGGTGAAGTTAAGTACAAAGCAGGTGATGTAATCCCTGTAATGTTAACTGGTAATCGAGGTGAAAGACCTTCGATTTCTCACAAAAAAGTTTTACAAAAAGAGAAATTTGATGAGTTTGTAAAAGCACACGGTGAAAACGTTGAAGACGTTACAATTGAAGGTAAAATTACTTCTGTTAAAAAAAGAGGTGGGTTTATCGTTGAAGATGATAACGGTTGTGAATACTTCATGCCAATGGCACAAAGCTACTTAAAAGCTATCGGTGCAGTAGGTAAAAAAGTTAAAGCAAAAGTTTTAAAAGTAAACGAAGCACAAAACTCAATCATTGTTTCTAGAAAAAAACTGATTGAAGATGGGAAACAAGAAAAAGATGCAAAAGTTGCAGAAATCATTGAAAAAAATGAACCAATCAATGGTGTGATTAAAAAAATCACTTCATACGGTATGTTCATTGACTTAGATGGAATTGATGGTTTAGTTAACTACAATGAAATCTCTTACAAAGGACCAGTAAATCCTGCGAACTACTACAACGAAGGTGACGAAGTGACTGTTGTTGTATTATCTTATGACAAAGCAAAACAACACTTAAGCCTTTCAATTAAAGCGGCACTTCCAAATCCATGGGAAGAGATTAAAAACGAATTAGAAGTGGGTGATGCCATCACTGTTACAGTTTCTAACTTCGAATCGTATGGTGCATTCGTTGATTTAGGAAATGATATCGAAGGTCTTTTACACGTATCTGAAATTTCATGGAACAAAAATCTTAAAAACCCAAAAGATGTTCTTACTTTAGGTGAAGAAGTTAATGTTGAAGTTATTGAACTGAATGTTGAGAAAAAAAGATTAAGAGTTTCATTGAAAAACTTACAAGAAAAACCATTCAGTAAATTCACAAAAGAGCACAAAGTGGGTGATATCGTAAAAGGTCATGTAGCAACTTTAACTGACTTTGGTGCGTTCATTACAATCGGTGATGTTGATGGATTACTTCACAATGAAGAAGCCTCTTGGGATAATAACGTTAAATGTAAAAACATCTATAAAAAAGGTGATGAAGTAGAAGCTAAAATCATCAAAATTGACAGAGAAAAAGAGAATATTTCACTTTCAGTTAAAGAGATTTCTGACTCTCCTGCAAAAGCATTTGAAAATAAACATGCTATTGGTGATATTGTTAAAGGTACAATCAAAGATAACAAAGAGTTCGGTCTTTTCATTAAATTAGAAGACAACTTAGATGGTCTTATCAGAAAAGAAGATTTTGGTCCATTAAAAGAAGAGGACATCAAAGTGGGTGATGAAATTGAAGCCGTACTTGTAAACATTGATACTAAAAGAAATAGAATTCGATTATCAATCAAACGATTAGAAGTTCAAAGAGAGAGAGAAACACTCAAAGCAGTTAACGATGACACATCAATGACGCTTGGTGATATTATTAAAGATCAAATTAAGTAA